A region of Acidimicrobiales bacterium DNA encodes the following proteins:
- the steA gene encoding putative cytokinetic ring protein SteA: MFARRAPAVAPEAAVEVTTGIARVDRRTKNLVKRLQPGDIAVIDHEDLDRVAAEAIIEARPAGVINAAVSMSGRYPNVGPLLLAAARIPFVDNVGSHVLDLVAEGRPVRIEGDEVWVDGAIVGRGARHTLQSLEEEFEAAKNRVGTELGRFAENTLEYLRQEKHLVLDPLPIPKLRTQMRGRHVLVVVRGFDYKEDLAHLRSYVREMRPVLVGVDGGADALLEVGLVPELIIGDFDSVSDRALRVGAQHVVHAYSGGEAPGAKRLEEMEVGYELLEAPGTSEDIAMLLAYEMGAELIVAVGTHASMVEFLDKGRHGMASTFLVRLKVGPILVDAKGVSRLYKSRVRKRDLTYFLLAAMLCFVVVFVTLVPRVYLSSLWLVVQDLWRAATH, encoded by the coding sequence CCGGCGGTAGCCCCCGAGGCCGCCGTCGAGGTCACCACCGGCATCGCCCGCGTCGACCGTCGCACCAAGAACTTGGTGAAGCGGCTGCAACCCGGCGACATCGCCGTCATCGACCACGAAGACCTCGACCGGGTGGCCGCCGAAGCGATCATCGAAGCCCGTCCTGCGGGCGTGATCAACGCGGCGGTGTCGATGTCGGGGCGTTACCCGAACGTGGGGCCGCTGTTGTTGGCGGCAGCCCGCATCCCCTTTGTCGACAACGTGGGTTCGCACGTGCTCGACCTCGTCGCCGAGGGCCGGCCCGTCCGCATCGAAGGCGACGAGGTGTGGGTCGACGGGGCCATCGTCGGCCGGGGCGCCCGCCACACGCTGCAGTCGCTCGAAGAAGAGTTCGAGGCGGCCAAGAACCGGGTCGGCACAGAGTTAGGCCGCTTCGCCGAGAACACCCTGGAGTACCTGCGCCAGGAGAAGCACTTGGTGCTCGACCCGCTGCCCATCCCCAAGCTGCGCACACAGATGCGCGGCCGTCACGTGCTGGTGGTGGTGCGGGGCTTCGACTACAAGGAGGACCTGGCCCACCTGCGCAGCTACGTGCGGGAGATGCGCCCGGTCCTGGTCGGCGTCGACGGCGGGGCCGACGCCCTGCTCGAAGTGGGCCTCGTGCCCGAGCTGATCATCGGCGACTTCGACTCGGTCAGCGACCGGGCCCTACGGGTGGGCGCCCAGCACGTGGTGCACGCCTACTCGGGCGGCGAGGCGCCGGGCGCCAAGCGGCTCGAGGAGATGGAGGTCGGCTACGAGCTGCTGGAGGCGCCCGGCACCAGCGAGGACATCGCCATGTTGCTGGCCTACGAGATGGGCGCCGAGCTCATCGTGGCGGTAGGCACGCATGCGTCCATGGTCGAGTTCCTCGACAAGGGGCGCCACGGCATGGCCTCGACGTTCCTCGTGCGGCTCAAGGTCGGCCCCATCCTGGTGGACGCCAAGGGCGTGAGCCGCCTCTACAAGAGCCGGGTGCGCAAGCGCGACCTGACGTACTTCCTCCTGGCCGCCATGCTCTGCTTCGTGGTCGTGTTCGTCACCCTCGTGCCCCGCGTGTACCTGAGCAGCCTGTGGCTGGTCGTGCAGGACCTGTGGCGGGCTGCCACCCACTGA
- a CDS encoding copper transporter, with amino-acid sequence MVSFRFHLVSLIGIFLALGIGIAVGATVVDQATVDYLERQVRDVGSRAARTNAENDRLAQEVARWDKFADEAGDELVDGRLAGRDVLVVAVQGIDRQPVERLRQSIVAAGGRLQATVWLTSKLRLDQPGHVQTLSEVMSVSPASADLVRRNLIDRLAAEWARGGGVGSLTELRESGFVQIETQAGSTVPLVSVPLPGTRFVVVGGHKAEVPDEQLARPFAAALARQAPLRVLAAESEKPGTEEQPPERGLFVGPLRADEEANKRLSTVDNLESYRGRVAAILAIADLGPEGKVGHFGVGPRASRLVPEPVG; translated from the coding sequence ATGGTCAGCTTCAGGTTCCACCTCGTCTCCCTCATCGGGATCTTCCTCGCCCTCGGCATCGGCATCGCCGTGGGCGCCACCGTGGTCGACCAGGCCACCGTCGACTACCTCGAACGCCAGGTGCGCGACGTCGGCAGCCGCGCCGCCCGCACCAACGCCGAGAACGACCGGTTGGCCCAAGAGGTGGCCCGATGGGACAAGTTCGCCGACGAAGCGGGCGACGAGCTCGTCGACGGCCGGCTGGCCGGACGTGACGTGCTGGTGGTGGCGGTGCAGGGGATCGACCGCCAGCCTGTCGAACGGCTGCGCCAGTCGATCGTGGCCGCGGGCGGGCGCCTGCAAGCCACGGTGTGGCTGACCTCGAAGCTGCGGCTCGACCAGCCCGGCCACGTGCAGACACTGTCGGAGGTCATGAGCGTGTCGCCTGCGTCAGCCGACTTGGTGCGGCGCAACCTCATCGACCGCTTGGCCGCCGAGTGGGCGCGCGGCGGGGGCGTGGGTTCGCTGACCGAGTTGCGGGAGAGCGGGTTCGTGCAGATCGAGACGCAGGCGGGTTCGACTGTCCCCTTGGTATCGGTGCCGTTGCCCGGCACCCGCTTCGTCGTGGTCGGGGGTCACAAGGCCGAGGTGCCCGACGAGCAACTGGCCCGTCCGTTCGCCGCTGCTTTGGCCCGCCAAGCGCCGCTGCGGGTCTTGGCGGCCGAGTCGGAGAAGCCGGGGACGGAGGAGCAGCCGCCCGAGCGCGGGCTGTTCGTGGGGCCGTTGCGGGCCGACGAAGAGGCCAACAAGCGGCTGTCCACCGTCGACAACCTGGAGAGCTATCGAGGACGGGTGGCCGCCATCCTGGCCATCGCCGACCTCGGCCCTGAAGGCAAGGTGGGCCACTTCGGCGTGGGGCCGCGCGCATCGCGACTCGTGCCGGAGCCTGTTGGGTGA